The sequence below is a genomic window from Clostridium sp. BJN0001.
AGACTCTGCTATGCCTAAATCTAATACCAATTTTTTAATAACCTTAAAAATATGAGTAACTATTTCTATATTCTCATCATTTAATGCATTTATACTTTCAATATGTTCTTTAGGAATAACTAAAACATGGGTAGGTGCTTCTGGATTAATGTCATAAAAAGCATATACTTTTTCATCTTCATATACTTTTTTGCTTGGGATTTCTCCTTTAACTATTTTGCAGAATATACATTCTTCCATCTATTTTTCACCTCCTTATCTTATATTATAACTCAATTAAACATATTTTCCAACAAGATATTCATTTTCTGCAGATTCAATTTTACAATTTATTATTTTTCCAATCATACCACTATCTATATTATGCACTTTAACCTTAATATAATTTACAGTATATCCTTCAAAAGTTCCTTTTTCTTTTTCCATTTCCTGTTCAACTAAAACAGTCATTTCTCTTTGAACAAATTTTTTTGCAAAATTATGTTCGTTTATATTATTTAGGTTAATTAGCTTCTCACTTCTCTCATCTTTAATCATAGGATCAACTTGATCTTTCATAGATGCTGCTTTTGTACCTTTTCTTTTACTATATTTAAAGATATGTGTTTTGGTGAGTTTTAATCTTTTTAGATATTCGTATGTAGTATCAAATTCCTCATCTGTTTCTCCAGGGAAACCTACAATAACGTC
It includes:
- a CDS encoding histidine triad nucleotide-binding protein, giving the protein MEECIFCKIVKGEIPSKKVYEDEKVYAFYDINPEAPTHVLVIPKEHIESINALNDENIEIVTHIFKVIKKLVLDLGIAESGYRVLSNCGDDAGQTVKHMHFHILGGKKLRVALN